One genomic window of Caenorhabditis elegans chromosome I includes the following:
- the row-1 gene encoding C2H2-type domain-containing protein (Confirmed by transcript evidence) encodes MAEVITLSDDDDDVIPLTPRPPVVLKTSTTANHGNNSQATVHVSTGKNLNFDQIGIRRLSDVYNKNQPAFRGNEIPTGIRNSRPSLPATAILQNPQFLVQLAAKGLKRPFSSVHSTPAVVPSTSIQRTRNNQNAGNTPNIYKGHYMFEATESYEPSRRSSRYNTKKIEGKFMCSYNPTKCYKLCGSVVEVINHIWAHVIHDPPLPPIEKKESKDDGMFSCLLRNSDAAQLAENSALSLKRLQTCQFCNAVFRTVHLKTIHVVKCHMEQDHLDTTCNICELDFGNSIALNTHMKKHISGEAPYNCQKCKYRTSVRAFFYQHFIEKHSNDSRTLLCPICLHHEDLRPNVRRSKHIFVREFVNHMRSHALGPQMRCHVCALTFTSRLLLEAHRTNDHTMLNSLWQVIERKSVHETEREHMSKRNKIGLLQRRFFETLEGRRINDEVACAGDKEREGFDLTTTGDTLFECECGFKSWNGNRTASHYHKCRRSINDIERKREIVRLGSDPKEELELFAVYPQPTNTEAETEEATLRKIHLERGDPLPILEDIVYQPIDDLPLLKMLSKNHDKSLEIMEKCTASAVTTED; translated from the exons ATGGCAGAAGTAATCACACTTTCCGACGATGACGACGATGTAATTCCTTTGACGCCTAGACCTCCCGTCGTTCTGAAAAC CAGTACGACAGCAAATCATGGTAACAACAGTCAAGCAACAGTTCACGTTTcgactggaaaaaatttgaattttgatcagATCGGAATAAGAAGGCTCTCAGACGTCTACAATAAGAATCAGCCTGCGTTCCGAGGAAATGAAATTCCCACAGGAATTCGAAATTCGAGGCCTTCATTGCCTGCGACAGCTATTCTTCAAAATCCTCAATTTCTAGTACAACTAGCGGCAAAAGGTCTAAAAAG ACCATTTTCATCTGTCCACAGTACACCGGCGGTCGTCCCATCTACATCAATACAACGAACACGAAACAATCAGAATGCCGGAAATACTCCGAACATTTACAAAGGACATTATATGTTCGAAGCAACTGAGAGTTATGAACCATCACGAAGATCTTCTAGATATAACACAAAGAAAATCGAGGGAAAATTCATG TGTTCCTATAATCCGACAAAATGCTACAAATTATGTGGAAGTGTCGTTGAAGTCATCAATCACATATGGGCTCACGTTATTCATGATCCTCCGTTGCCACCAATTGAAAAGAAGGAatcaaa aGATGATGGTATGTTCTCTTGTCTGTTGAGAAACTCGGATGCAGCTCAACTCGCTGAAAATAGTGCTTTGTCACTGAAGAGATTGCAGACTTGCCAGTTTTGTAACGCAGTATTCCGTACTGTTCATTTGAAAACGATTCACGTTGTCAAGTGTCATATGGAGCAAGATCACCTGGATACCACGTGTAATATTTGTGAGCTGGAT TTTGGTAATTCAATTGCATTGAACACACATATGAAAAAACACATTTCGGGAGAAGCTCCATACAATtgtcaaaaatgcaaatatcGAACATCAGTTAGAGCTTTCTTTTATCAACATTTCATTGAGAAGCATAGCAATga ttcCAGAACTCTTCTCTGTCCGATTTGTCTCCATCACGAGGATCTACGTCCAAATGTCCGTCGATCCAAGCACATTTTCGTTCGCGAATTCGTTAACCACATGCGTTCTCATGCATTGGGACCACAAATGCGATGTCATGTATGTGCTCTGACATTCACTAGCAGATTATTGCTTGAGGCTCATCGTACCAATGATCACACAATGCTCAATTCACTGTGGCAAGTGATTGAACGGAAATCCGTCCATGAAACTGAAAGAGAGCATATGTCAAAAAGAAATAAGATAGGCCTACTTCAACGTAGATTCTTTGAAACTCTGGAAGGGCGTCGGATAAACGATGAAGTTGCCTGTGCTGGAGACAAAGAACGAGAAGGATTTGATCTGACGACTACTGGGGATACTCTGTTCGAATGTGAATGTGGCTTCAAGTCGTGGAATGGGAACCGAACAGCATCACATTATCACAAATGTCGTCGGTCTATAAAT GATATcgaaagaaaacgggaaattgTCCGGCTGGGAAGTGATCCGAAAGAAGAACTCGAACTTTTCGCTGTATATCCACAACCAACAAACACTGAAGCAGAAACTGAA gaagcaacacttcgaaaaattcatttgGAGAGAGGAGATCCTTTACCAATTCTTGAAGATATTGTTTACCAGCCAATTGATGATTTACCACTATT aaaaatgctCTCTAAAAACCacgacaaaagtttggaaattatggaaaagtgCACGGCGAGTGCCGTCACTACCGAAGACTGA
- the row-1 gene encoding C2H2-type domain-containing protein (Confirmed by transcript evidence) translates to MAEVITLSDDDDDVIPLTPRPPVVLKTTTANHGNNSQATVHVSTGKNLNFDQIGIRRLSDVYNKNQPAFRGNEIPTGIRNSRPSLPATAILQNPQFLVQLAAKGLKRPFSSVHSTPAVVPSTSIQRTRNNQNAGNTPNIYKGHYMFEATESYEPSRRSSRYNTKKIEGKFMCSYNPTKCYKLCGSVVEVINHIWAHVIHDPPLPPIEKKESKDDGMFSCLLRNSDAAQLAENSALSLKRLQTCQFCNAVFRTVHLKTIHVVKCHMEQDHLDTTCNICELDFGNSIALNTHMKKHISGEAPYNCQKCKYRTSVRAFFYQHFIEKHSNETLLCPICLHHEDLRPNVRRSKHIFVREFVNHMRSHALGPQMRCHVCALTFTSRLLLEAHRTNDHTMLNSLWQVIERKSVHETEREHMSKRNKIGLLQRRFFETLEGRRINDEVACAGDKEREGFDLTTTGDTLFECECGFKSWNGNRTASHYHKCRRSINDIERKREIVRLGSDPKEELELFAVYPQPTNTEAETEEATLRKIHLERGDPLPILEDIVYQPIDDLPLLKMLSKNHDKSLEIMEKCTASAVTTED, encoded by the exons ATGGCAGAAGTAATCACACTTTCCGACGATGACGACGATGTAATTCCTTTGACGCCTAGACCTCCCGTCGTTCTGAAAAC TACGACAGCAAATCATGGTAACAACAGTCAAGCAACAGTTCACGTTTcgactggaaaaaatttgaattttgatcagATCGGAATAAGAAGGCTCTCAGACGTCTACAATAAGAATCAGCCTGCGTTCCGAGGAAATGAAATTCCCACAGGAATTCGAAATTCGAGGCCTTCATTGCCTGCGACAGCTATTCTTCAAAATCCTCAATTTCTAGTACAACTAGCGGCAAAAGGTCTAAAAAG ACCATTTTCATCTGTCCACAGTACACCGGCGGTCGTCCCATCTACATCAATACAACGAACACGAAACAATCAGAATGCCGGAAATACTCCGAACATTTACAAAGGACATTATATGTTCGAAGCAACTGAGAGTTATGAACCATCACGAAGATCTTCTAGATATAACACAAAGAAAATCGAGGGAAAATTCATG TGTTCCTATAATCCGACAAAATGCTACAAATTATGTGGAAGTGTCGTTGAAGTCATCAATCACATATGGGCTCACGTTATTCATGATCCTCCGTTGCCACCAATTGAAAAGAAGGAatcaaa aGATGATGGTATGTTCTCTTGTCTGTTGAGAAACTCGGATGCAGCTCAACTCGCTGAAAATAGTGCTTTGTCACTGAAGAGATTGCAGACTTGCCAGTTTTGTAACGCAGTATTCCGTACTGTTCATTTGAAAACGATTCACGTTGTCAAGTGTCATATGGAGCAAGATCACCTGGATACCACGTGTAATATTTGTGAGCTGGAT TTTGGTAATTCAATTGCATTGAACACACATATGAAAAAACACATTTCGGGAGAAGCTCCATACAATtgtcaaaaatgcaaatatcGAACATCAGTTAGAGCTTTCTTTTATCAACATTTCATTGAGAAGCATAGCAATga AACTCTTCTCTGTCCGATTTGTCTCCATCACGAGGATCTACGTCCAAATGTCCGTCGATCCAAGCACATTTTCGTTCGCGAATTCGTTAACCACATGCGTTCTCATGCATTGGGACCACAAATGCGATGTCATGTATGTGCTCTGACATTCACTAGCAGATTATTGCTTGAGGCTCATCGTACCAATGATCACACAATGCTCAATTCACTGTGGCAAGTGATTGAACGGAAATCCGTCCATGAAACTGAAAGAGAGCATATGTCAAAAAGAAATAAGATAGGCCTACTTCAACGTAGATTCTTTGAAACTCTGGAAGGGCGTCGGATAAACGATGAAGTTGCCTGTGCTGGAGACAAAGAACGAGAAGGATTTGATCTGACGACTACTGGGGATACTCTGTTCGAATGTGAATGTGGCTTCAAGTCGTGGAATGGGAACCGAACAGCATCACATTATCACAAATGTCGTCGGTCTATAAAT GATATcgaaagaaaacgggaaattgTCCGGCTGGGAAGTGATCCGAAAGAAGAACTCGAACTTTTCGCTGTATATCCACAACCAACAAACACTGAAGCAGAAACTGAA gaagcaacacttcgaaaaattcatttgGAGAGAGGAGATCCTTTACCAATTCTTGAAGATATTGTTTACCAGCCAATTGATGATTTACCACTATT aaaaatgctCTCTAAAAACCacgacaaaagtttggaaattatggaaaagtgCACGGCGAGTGCCGTCACTACCGAAGACTGA
- the row-1 gene encoding C2H2-type domain-containing protein (Confirmed by transcript evidence), whose translation MAEVITLSDDDDDVIPLTPRPPVVLKTSTTANHGNNSQATVHVSTGKNLNFDQIGIRRLSDVYNKNQPAFRGNEIPTGIRNSRPSLPATAILQNPQFLVQLAAKGLKRPFSSVHSTPAVVPSTSIQRTRNNQNAGNTPNIYKGHYMFEATESYEPSRRSSRYNTKKIEGKFMCSYNPTKCYKLCGSVVEVINHIWAHVIHDPPLPPIEKKESKDDGMFSCLLRNSDAAQLAENSALSLKRLQTCQFCNAVFRTVHLKTIHVVKCHMEQDHLDTTCNICELDFGNSIALNTHMKKHISGEAPYNCQKCKYRTSVRAFFYQHFIEKHSNETLLCPICLHHEDLRPNVRRSKHIFVREFVNHMRSHALGPQMRCHVCALTFTSRLLLEAHRTNDHTMLNSLWQVIERKSVHETEREHMSKRNKIGLLQRRFFETLEGRRINDEVACAGDKEREGFDLTTTGDTLFECECGFKSWNGNRTASHYHKCRRSINDIERKREIVRLGSDPKEELELFAVYPQPTNTEAETEEATLRKIHLERGDPLPILEDIVYQPIDDLPLLKMLSKNHDKSLEIMEKCTASAVTTED comes from the exons ATGGCAGAAGTAATCACACTTTCCGACGATGACGACGATGTAATTCCTTTGACGCCTAGACCTCCCGTCGTTCTGAAAAC CAGTACGACAGCAAATCATGGTAACAACAGTCAAGCAACAGTTCACGTTTcgactggaaaaaatttgaattttgatcagATCGGAATAAGAAGGCTCTCAGACGTCTACAATAAGAATCAGCCTGCGTTCCGAGGAAATGAAATTCCCACAGGAATTCGAAATTCGAGGCCTTCATTGCCTGCGACAGCTATTCTTCAAAATCCTCAATTTCTAGTACAACTAGCGGCAAAAGGTCTAAAAAG ACCATTTTCATCTGTCCACAGTACACCGGCGGTCGTCCCATCTACATCAATACAACGAACACGAAACAATCAGAATGCCGGAAATACTCCGAACATTTACAAAGGACATTATATGTTCGAAGCAACTGAGAGTTATGAACCATCACGAAGATCTTCTAGATATAACACAAAGAAAATCGAGGGAAAATTCATG TGTTCCTATAATCCGACAAAATGCTACAAATTATGTGGAAGTGTCGTTGAAGTCATCAATCACATATGGGCTCACGTTATTCATGATCCTCCGTTGCCACCAATTGAAAAGAAGGAatcaaa aGATGATGGTATGTTCTCTTGTCTGTTGAGAAACTCGGATGCAGCTCAACTCGCTGAAAATAGTGCTTTGTCACTGAAGAGATTGCAGACTTGCCAGTTTTGTAACGCAGTATTCCGTACTGTTCATTTGAAAACGATTCACGTTGTCAAGTGTCATATGGAGCAAGATCACCTGGATACCACGTGTAATATTTGTGAGCTGGAT TTTGGTAATTCAATTGCATTGAACACACATATGAAAAAACACATTTCGGGAGAAGCTCCATACAATtgtcaaaaatgcaaatatcGAACATCAGTTAGAGCTTTCTTTTATCAACATTTCATTGAGAAGCATAGCAATga AACTCTTCTCTGTCCGATTTGTCTCCATCACGAGGATCTACGTCCAAATGTCCGTCGATCCAAGCACATTTTCGTTCGCGAATTCGTTAACCACATGCGTTCTCATGCATTGGGACCACAAATGCGATGTCATGTATGTGCTCTGACATTCACTAGCAGATTATTGCTTGAGGCTCATCGTACCAATGATCACACAATGCTCAATTCACTGTGGCAAGTGATTGAACGGAAATCCGTCCATGAAACTGAAAGAGAGCATATGTCAAAAAGAAATAAGATAGGCCTACTTCAACGTAGATTCTTTGAAACTCTGGAAGGGCGTCGGATAAACGATGAAGTTGCCTGTGCTGGAGACAAAGAACGAGAAGGATTTGATCTGACGACTACTGGGGATACTCTGTTCGAATGTGAATGTGGCTTCAAGTCGTGGAATGGGAACCGAACAGCATCACATTATCACAAATGTCGTCGGTCTATAAAT GATATcgaaagaaaacgggaaattgTCCGGCTGGGAAGTGATCCGAAAGAAGAACTCGAACTTTTCGCTGTATATCCACAACCAACAAACACTGAAGCAGAAACTGAA gaagcaacacttcgaaaaattcatttgGAGAGAGGAGATCCTTTACCAATTCTTGAAGATATTGTTTACCAGCCAATTGATGATTTACCACTATT aaaaatgctCTCTAAAAACCacgacaaaagtttggaaattatggaaaagtgCACGGCGAGTGCCGTCACTACCGAAGACTGA